From Microcystis aeruginosa NIES-2549, a single genomic window includes:
- a CDS encoding KGG domain-containing protein produces MTGKSKRGFASMDQAKQREIASKGGKAAHQKGTAHEFTPEEAREAGRKGGEAVSRDRAHMAAIGREGGKNSHKGSRKNSNAEENSPANESMGENSSDFGNSEANS; encoded by the coding sequence ATGACAGGTAAGAGTAAACGCGGTTTTGCCTCTATGGATCAGGCTAAACAACGGGAAATCGCTAGTAAAGGTGGTAAAGCTGCTCATCAAAAAGGCACAGCCCACGAATTTACCCCCGAAGAAGCCCGGGAAGCGGGACGAAAAGGCGGTGAAGCGGTTAGCCGAGATCGCGCCCACATGGCGGCTATTGGACGGGAAGGGGGCAAAAATTCCCACAAAGGCAGTCGCAAAAACTCAAACGCCGAAGAAAATTCCCCAGCCAACGAGTCTATGGGTGAAAATTCCTCAGATTTTGGCAACTCGGAAGCAAATAGTTGA
- a CDS encoding DUF2808 domain-containing protein, protein MLKVLTKVIKYARTPALIALSLAVGAGIILPKITLANGNPGLTIFSGVDRKDILDYFLQFGGRPKQMDRYKLYIPPKKLSQGASAFFISYPDYFNGQFDTNKIEVRINGKSLPLKEVVWDKDARVIQIVPEQAIDPTSKVEIVMSNVRNPELGTYYFTCDVTASGNIPVRLYVGTWIVSIEP, encoded by the coding sequence ATGTTAAAAGTCTTGACAAAAGTAATTAAATATGCTAGGACACCCGCTTTGATCGCTCTATCTTTAGCGGTGGGTGCGGGAATTATTTTACCAAAAATAACTTTAGCCAATGGCAACCCCGGCCTAACCATTTTTAGTGGCGTTGATCGCAAGGATATCTTAGATTATTTCTTGCAATTTGGCGGTCGTCCCAAGCAAATGGATCGTTATAAACTCTATATTCCCCCGAAAAAACTCTCCCAGGGGGCTTCAGCTTTTTTTATTTCCTATCCCGATTATTTTAACGGCCAGTTTGACACCAATAAAATCGAGGTACGCATCAACGGTAAATCTTTGCCTTTAAAGGAAGTGGTTTGGGATAAGGATGCTCGCGTTATTCAAATTGTCCCCGAACAAGCGATCGATCCGACCAGCAAAGTTGAAATCGTCATGTCTAATGTCAGAAATCCCGAATTAGGCACTTATTACTTTACCTGTGATGTGACTGCCTCCGGCAATATTCCCGTCCGTCTCTACGTTGGTACTTGGATTGTCAGTATCGAACCCTAA
- the smpB gene encoding SsrA-binding protein SmpB: MANQDDKIKIISDNRQARHLYEILETFEAGVQLLGTEVKSVRAGKVNLRDGYVLVRNGEAVLINVHISAYEQSSEYFNHDPRRTRKLLMHKKEISKLIGQVEQKGLTLVPLKMYFKGSWVKISIGLGRGKKLHDKREDLKRRQDQREMARAMKR; the protein is encoded by the coding sequence ATGGCTAATCAAGACGACAAAATCAAAATTATCAGTGATAACCGGCAAGCACGCCATCTCTACGAGATTTTAGAGACTTTTGAAGCGGGGGTGCAGTTACTCGGGACCGAGGTTAAATCTGTGCGCGCCGGTAAGGTAAACCTGCGGGATGGTTACGTTTTAGTCCGCAATGGTGAAGCGGTGTTAATTAATGTTCATATTTCCGCCTACGAACAGAGTAGCGAATATTTTAATCACGATCCGCGCCGGACGAGAAAATTGTTGATGCACAAAAAGGAAATCAGCAAACTCATCGGTCAAGTGGAACAGAAAGGCTTAACTCTTGTGCCTTTGAAGATGTATTTTAAAGGTAGTTGGGTAAAAATCAGCATTGGCCTCGGTAGAGGCAAGAAATTACACGATAAACGCGAAGATTTGAAACGTCGTCAGGATCAACGGGAGATGGCGCGAGCGATGAAGCGTTAA
- the psb29 gene encoding photosystem II biogenesis protein Psp29 produces MDKIRTVSDSKRDFYTRHTRPINSVYRRVVEELLVEMHLLSVNVDFHYDPIYALGVVTSFEKFMEGYRPGEDKPNIFNALCQAVNGNPEVYRRDAENMIAIAKETNIDSLLSQLQNPALGGDNQLSDSLVSVINAAKFKYSRLFAIGLYTILAEAQPEMIKEKEKREPILQKFSEILHLSSEKLQKDLDVYRGNLDKMDQLLKVIEDALEAEKKKRQQKEQEKQTTPQ; encoded by the coding sequence GTGGACAAAATTCGTACTGTTTCCGATAGTAAGCGTGATTTTTATACTCGCCACACCCGCCCCATCAATTCGGTATATCGGCGCGTGGTTGAGGAATTATTAGTCGAGATGCACCTGCTCTCCGTTAATGTAGATTTCCATTATGATCCAATTTATGCCCTTGGTGTGGTTACTTCTTTCGAGAAGTTCATGGAAGGCTATCGTCCGGGGGAGGATAAACCGAATATTTTTAATGCTTTGTGCCAAGCGGTTAATGGTAATCCCGAAGTCTATCGTCGTGATGCCGAAAATATGATCGCTATTGCCAAAGAAACTAATATTGATTCCTTGCTTTCCCAACTGCAAAACCCTGCCCTAGGTGGTGACAATCAGTTGTCTGATAGTTTAGTTTCGGTGATTAATGCGGCTAAGTTTAAGTATAGTCGCCTCTTTGCCATCGGTCTCTATACAATTTTAGCCGAAGCACAACCAGAGATGATCAAGGAAAAAGAAAAACGCGAACCAATTTTGCAAAAGTTCTCAGAAATTCTGCATCTCTCCAGCGAGAAACTGCAAAAAGACCTCGATGTTTATCGCGGTAATCTTGATAAAATGGATCAGCTGCTCAAGGTTATCGAAGATGCCCTAGAAGCAGAAAAGAAAAAACGTCAACAAAAAGAACAGGAAAAACAAACCACCCCGCAATAA
- the cofH gene encoding 7,8-didemethyl-8-hydroxy-5-deazariboflavin synthase subunit CofH, whose amino-acid sequence MTNSSITAPVTDILAKARSGADLSAKEAIILLETTDNRLIAQIRETADFLRRQQAGDTVTYVINRNINFSNICEQHCSFCAFRRDENEEGAFWLNLEEIIAKAADAVRRGATEICMQGGLNPKAKIKGNSLDYYLEIVKNLKQAFPDLHLHAFSPQEVQFIAREDGLSYEKVIASLQEAGVNSLPGTAAEVLVDEVRRVICPEKIDAATWLEIVGTAHRLGLHTTSTMLCGHIETPSQQVQHLEKIRKQQEIALENNYRAKITEFILLPFVGQSAPKPLRNRVGRDQPILADTLKLTAVARIYLGNSIKNHQPSWVKLGLQGATEALNWGCNDLGGTLMEEHITTMAGALGGTCLTVEELETAIKSLDRPARQRDTIY is encoded by the coding sequence GTGACTAACTCCTCCATCACCGCACCCGTAACCGATATTTTGGCAAAAGCGCGGTCAGGGGCGGATTTATCGGCGAAAGAAGCGATTATCTTGCTAGAAACTACCGATAACCGTTTAATTGCCCAGATTCGGGAAACGGCCGACTTTTTGCGTCGTCAACAGGCGGGAGATACCGTCACCTACGTTATCAATCGCAACATTAATTTTAGTAACATTTGTGAGCAGCATTGCAGTTTTTGTGCATTCAGACGCGATGAAAACGAAGAGGGGGCTTTCTGGCTTAATTTAGAGGAAATTATCGCTAAAGCGGCGGATGCCGTCCGTCGTGGGGCGACAGAAATTTGTATGCAGGGAGGATTAAACCCAAAAGCCAAGATTAAGGGCAATTCCTTAGACTATTACCTCGAAATTGTTAAAAACCTGAAACAAGCCTTTCCTGACCTGCATTTACACGCTTTTTCACCCCAAGAAGTCCAATTTATCGCTAGAGAAGACGGTTTAAGTTACGAAAAAGTTATCGCTTCCCTGCAAGAAGCAGGAGTGAATTCTCTGCCGGGGACGGCTGCCGAGGTGTTGGTGGATGAGGTAAGACGGGTAATTTGTCCAGAAAAAATCGATGCCGCCACTTGGTTAGAAATAGTCGGTACTGCCCATCGCTTAGGATTACATACCACCAGTACCATGCTCTGCGGTCATATTGAAACCCCTAGCCAACAGGTGCAGCACCTCGAAAAAATTAGAAAACAGCAAGAAATCGCCCTAGAAAATAATTATCGGGCTAAAATCACCGAATTTATTTTATTGCCTTTTGTGGGACAATCAGCCCCCAAACCCCTGAGAAATCGAGTCGGACGAGATCAACCAATTTTAGCCGATACATTAAAATTAACAGCAGTGGCGCGGATTTATTTGGGCAATAGCATTAAAAATCATCAACCCAGTTGGGTAAAATTGGGCTTACAGGGGGCGACAGAAGCCTTAAACTGGGGTTGCAACGATCTCGGTGGCACTCTCATGGAAGAACATATTACCACTATGGCCGGGGCCCTGGGCGGTACTTGTTTGACCGTCGAGGAGTTAGAAACGGCGATTAAATCCCTCGATCGCCCCGCCCGTCAACGGGATACAATCTATTAA
- the purM gene encoding phosphoribosylformylglycinamidine cyclo-ligase encodes MDYKEAGVDVEAGRAFVEKIRQNVESTFRPEVIGGLGGFGGYFQLPSGYRQPVLVSGTDGVGTKLKIAHSLNCHDTVGIDLVAMCVNDVLTSGAEPLFFLDYLATGKLEASQLAAVVSGIARACRDSGCTLLGGETAEMPGFYSAGEYDLAGFCVGIVEKSQLLDGSKVQIGDVAIGLASSGVHSNGFSLVRKIIETQGLNWQDCPEILAGSSLGEVLLTPTRLYVKPVLELLRSGLDIHAMAHITGGGIPENLPRCLGKGHSVQIYRESWPILPIFHWLAQMGSVNSEAMFNTFNMGIGFVIIVPSDLAQSTINQLQSSGINAYQIGEVIAGKGEIVGLD; translated from the coding sequence ATGGATTATAAAGAAGCGGGCGTGGATGTGGAAGCGGGACGCGCTTTTGTCGAGAAAATTCGCCAAAATGTGGAAAGTACCTTCCGTCCTGAAGTTATCGGCGGTTTAGGCGGTTTTGGGGGCTATTTTCAGTTACCTTCCGGTTATCGGCAACCGGTGTTAGTATCGGGAACTGATGGCGTAGGAACCAAGCTGAAAATTGCCCATAGTCTCAATTGCCATGATACGGTGGGAATTGACCTCGTGGCCATGTGCGTCAACGATGTCTTAACCTCCGGGGCCGAACCCTTATTTTTCTTGGATTATCTCGCCACCGGTAAACTGGAAGCGTCACAGTTAGCGGCGGTGGTATCGGGAATCGCTAGGGCCTGTCGTGATAGTGGTTGTACTCTTTTGGGAGGGGAAACGGCGGAGATGCCGGGGTTTTATTCGGCCGGAGAGTACGATTTAGCGGGTTTTTGCGTCGGTATTGTCGAAAAAAGTCAATTACTCGACGGCAGTAAGGTGCAAATCGGCGATGTGGCTATCGGTTTAGCCAGTAGTGGGGTTCACAGTAACGGTTTTAGTCTTGTTCGTAAGATTATCGAGACTCAGGGCTTAAATTGGCAAGATTGCCCCGAAATTTTGGCTGGCTCTAGCTTAGGTGAAGTTTTGTTAACTCCTACTAGACTTTATGTCAAACCTGTGCTAGAACTGCTGCGCTCTGGGTTAGATATTCACGCCATGGCCCACATTACCGGGGGCGGCATCCCGGAAAATTTGCCCCGCTGCTTAGGTAAAGGGCATTCTGTGCAGATATACCGCGAAAGTTGGCCAATTTTGCCGATTTTTCACTGGTTAGCCCAGATGGGATCGGTTAATTCCGAAGCCATGTTTAATACTTTTAATATGGGTATCGGTTTTGTGATCATTGTCCCATCAGATCTGGCGCAATCGACTATTAATCAACTACAATCCTCTGGGATTAATGCCTACCAAATCGGCGAAGTGATTGCCGGCAAGGGGGAGATTGTTGGGCTTGATTAA
- the radC gene encoding RadC family protein — protein MTYSLRIADIPVSERPRERLISVGAKNLSNAELLAILLATGQGKGKLSAVGLGQHILNELSKYRRDPLDVLRDIQPQELTAIHGIGPAKATTILAAIELGKRAFQRRPTEKMVIDSPDTAAAILGHELMYQSQERFAVILLDVKNQLIALKVITIGTATETLVHPREIFREVVKQSATKLIIAHNHPTGSLVPSQDDILLTEQLLQGATYLAIPLLDHLILGNGNFQSLRQITNLWEKYPQED, from the coding sequence ATGACCTACAGCCTGAGAATTGCCGATATTCCTGTCAGTGAAAGACCAAGGGAACGTTTAATCAGTGTCGGGGCGAAAAACCTCAGTAACGCCGAATTATTAGCGATTTTACTGGCTACAGGTCAAGGTAAGGGGAAACTCTCGGCAGTGGGTTTAGGACAGCATATTCTCAACGAATTGAGCAAATATCGCCGGGATCCCTTGGACGTTTTGAGGGATATTCAGCCCCAAGAATTAACCGCTATTCATGGCATTGGACCGGCTAAGGCTACTACTATTCTAGCGGCGATCGAATTGGGAAAACGAGCTTTTCAACGACGACCGACGGAAAAAATGGTTATCGATAGTCCCGATACCGCTGCCGCTATCCTTGGACACGAACTAATGTATCAGTCTCAGGAACGTTTCGCCGTTATTTTACTCGATGTCAAAAATCAGTTAATCGCACTCAAAGTGATTACTATCGGCACAGCCACGGAAACACTGGTACATCCGCGAGAAATCTTTCGAGAAGTGGTTAAACAATCAGCTACTAAGTTAATTATCGCCCATAATCACCCCACCGGGTCACTTGTGCCTAGTCAAGACGATATTTTACTCACAGAACAATTATTACAGGGGGCCACCTATCTAGCCATTCCTCTCCTAGATCATTTGATCCTCGGTAATGGCAACTTCCAAAGTCTTCGCCAAATCACGAATCTTTGGGAAAAATATCCCCAAGAAGATTAG
- a CDS encoding aspartate aminotransferase — MSVNWTNSRAKRLSALPPYVFARLDELKALARKEGLDLIDLGMGNPDGAAPRPVIEAAIQAFETPQFHGYPPFEGTASFREAIAKWYDRSYGVELNPDNEALPLLGSKEGLSHLALAYVNPGDVVLVPSPAYPAHFRGPLIAGATLYPIILKAEQDWLIDIDSIPEDVAKRAKILYFNYPSNPTAAVAPREFFEKIVAWARQYEIMLVHDLCYAELSFDGYQPTSLLEIPGAKEISVEFHTLSKTYNMAGWRVGFVVGNSDIIQGLRTLKTNLDYGIFSVIQKAAETALQLPDEYVKQVQERYRQRRDFLIKGLGQLGWDIPPSKATMYLWVPCSVGMTSTDFALSVLQKTGVVVTPGNAFGEGGEGYVRVSLIADIQRLGEALQRLEDAGIRYQ, encoded by the coding sequence ATGAGTGTAAATTGGACGAATAGCCGCGCCAAGCGATTAAGTGCCTTACCCCCCTACGTTTTCGCCCGCTTGGATGAATTAAAAGCCTTAGCCCGCAAAGAAGGACTAGATTTAATCGATTTAGGCATGGGCAACCCGGATGGTGCTGCCCCGCGTCCAGTTATCGAAGCGGCCATTCAAGCTTTTGAAACCCCCCAATTTCACGGTTATCCACCCTTTGAAGGAACCGCCAGTTTCCGAGAAGCGATCGCTAAGTGGTATGATCGCTCTTATGGTGTGGAACTCAATCCCGATAACGAAGCTTTACCCCTACTCGGTTCCAAAGAGGGCCTATCTCACCTCGCCCTAGCTTATGTTAACCCCGGCGATGTGGTCTTGGTTCCCAGTCCTGCCTATCCCGCCCATTTTCGCGGTCCCTTGATTGCCGGGGCGACACTATACCCGATCATTTTAAAAGCGGAACAGGATTGGCTGATAGATATCGATTCTATCCCCGAAGATGTGGCTAAACGGGCGAAAATCCTCTATTTTAACTATCCCAGTAACCCCACCGCCGCCGTTGCCCCTCGGGAATTTTTTGAAAAAATCGTTGCTTGGGCCCGGCAATATGAGATTATGCTCGTCCATGATCTCTGTTATGCTGAATTGAGTTTTGATGGTTATCAGCCCACCAGTTTATTAGAAATTCCGGGGGCAAAAGAGATTAGTGTGGAATTTCATACCCTCTCGAAAACCTATAATATGGCCGGGTGGCGCGTCGGTTTTGTCGTGGGCAATTCCGATATTATTCAAGGGTTACGCACCCTGAAAACTAATCTCGATTATGGCATCTTTTCCGTCATCCAAAAGGCAGCCGAAACCGCCCTACAACTGCCGGATGAATACGTCAAACAAGTACAGGAAAGATACCGGCAGCGACGAGATTTTTTAATCAAAGGTTTGGGGCAATTAGGTTGGGATATTCCCCCCTCTAAGGCGACAATGTATCTCTGGGTTCCCTGTAGCGTCGGCATGACTTCCACGGATTTCGCCCTCAGCGTCCTCCAAAAAACTGGCGTCGTCGTCACTCCGGGCAATGCTTTTGGAGAGGGAGGGGAAGGTTATGTGCGCGTCAGTTTAATCGCCGATATCCAGCGGTTAGGGGAAGCTTTACAGCGCCTCGAAGATGCAGGAATTCGCTATCAGTGA
- a CDS encoding FAD-binding oxidoreductase, whose product MTAIAAQITSILPPDTTVIAWPQVPKEEQERLSRAIRGKSPEILVYPANTAALASLVRFANENRLSLLAYGQGSKLDWGGLVESPDILVSTQNLNRIIDHARGDLTITVEAGLKLADLQAFLAPSGQFIPLDPSYAHNATIGGIMATADAGTWRQRYGGVRDLILGFSFIRHDGEIAKAGGRVVKNVAGYDMMKLFTGSYGTLGIIDQITLRLYPETANSETLIIRGNSENISKLSQFIRQSSLTPTVAECLNPEMTQALGLGEKVALLLRFQSIPESISEQSQQVSYLGQQLDCQTNYYRDEEEISLWQRYRKTMDNYDQEGNFFGKIGLLPSNLALVIDQINGLASINISSGVGKVILKSEENLDKIRSLCSANQGYLTVLTAPPSLKEKIEPWGYTGNAITTMKTLKTKFDPQGIFSPKRFLNKI is encoded by the coding sequence ATGACTGCGATTGCTGCCCAGATAACTTCTATTTTACCCCCCGACACGACGGTTATTGCCTGGCCACAAGTGCCAAAAGAGGAACAAGAAAGATTATCAAGGGCAATTAGGGGCAAAAGTCCTGAAATTCTAGTTTATCCCGCTAATACGGCCGCTTTAGCCTCTCTGGTGCGTTTTGCCAACGAAAATCGTCTGTCTTTATTGGCCTACGGTCAAGGCAGTAAATTAGATTGGGGTGGATTAGTCGAGTCGCCGGATATTTTAGTCAGTACCCAAAATCTCAACCGGATTATTGACCATGCTAGGGGAGATTTAACTATAACCGTGGAAGCTGGGCTTAAACTAGCAGATTTACAGGCTTTTTTGGCTCCTAGCGGTCAATTTATTCCTCTAGATCCCAGTTATGCCCATAATGCCACGATTGGCGGTATTATGGCCACGGCCGATGCGGGAACATGGCGGCAAAGATACGGTGGTGTCCGGGATCTGATCCTAGGATTCTCCTTTATCCGTCACGATGGCGAGATTGCTAAAGCTGGAGGGCGTGTGGTCAAAAATGTGGCGGGATACGACATGATGAAGCTATTTACGGGTTCCTACGGCACTTTAGGGATTATCGATCAAATTACCCTACGACTCTATCCCGAAACTGCTAACTCAGAAACCCTGATAATTAGAGGAAATAGCGAAAATATTAGCAAATTGAGTCAATTTATTCGGCAATCGTCCTTAACTCCCACCGTGGCTGAATGTTTAAACCCAGAGATGACGCAAGCACTAGGATTAGGGGAAAAAGTCGCTTTACTGCTGCGTTTTCAAAGCATTCCCGAAAGTATTAGCGAACAATCGCAACAGGTGAGTTATTTAGGACAACAGTTAGATTGTCAGACTAATTATTATCGGGATGAGGAAGAAATTTCTCTATGGCAAAGATACCGAAAAACAATGGATAATTATGACCAAGAGGGCAATTTTTTCGGCAAAATAGGATTATTACCCAGCAATTTAGCTCTAGTTATCGACCAAATTAACGGACTAGCCTCGATTAATATTAGTAGTGGGGTGGGTAAAGTTATCTTAAAATCGGAGGAAAATCTTGACAAAATTCGCTCTTTATGCAGCGCCAATCAGGGTTATTTAACGGTGTTAACTGCGCCTCCATCGCTAAAAGAAAAAATTGAACCTTGGGGTTATACAGGTAACGCAATTACCACGATGAAAACCCTAAAAACTAAATTCGATCCTCAAGGTATTTTTAGTCCTAAACGCTTTCTTAACAAAATCTAA
- a CDS encoding (Fe-S)-binding protein, whose protein sequence is MQTSEHSVNFQELIDQKNQGFDPKNPPAQELIDSCVHCGFCLSTCPSYRVIGKEMDSPRGRIYLMNAINKGEAVLDETTSQHFDTCLGCLACVSTCPSGVQYDQLIAAVRPQVERNQPRSFKDKIIRFLIFNLFPYPVRLKLFLPFLWLYQTLGLQTLVRKSGILKMLFPRLAAMESILPQITLNSLFKNYADVIPSQTEKRYRVGVVLGCVQRLFFSPVNEATVRVLTANGCEVVIPKTQGCCAALPAHQGQEKQAQSLARQMIDSFAATEVDYIIINAAGCGHTLKEYHHILADDPEYKDKAKEFVAKVRDAQEFLDAVGLTADLSPITETELTLVYQDACHLLHGQKISVQPRQLLQKIPNINLKEPIDAALCCGSAGVYNMLQPDTADQLGQQKVRNLLNTGAAVIASPNPGCSLQIKKHLQLQGKDTPVIHPIELLDYAIRGLKIG, encoded by the coding sequence ATGCAAACCTCCGAACATTCCGTTAACTTTCAAGAATTAATCGACCAAAAAAATCAAGGATTTGACCCCAAGAATCCCCCCGCTCAAGAATTAATCGATAGTTGTGTTCACTGTGGTTTTTGTCTATCTACCTGTCCCAGTTATCGAGTCATTGGCAAAGAAATGGACTCCCCCCGGGGCAGAATTTATCTGATGAATGCCATCAATAAAGGGGAAGCAGTTTTAGACGAAACCACTAGCCAACATTTTGATACTTGTTTAGGCTGTTTAGCCTGTGTTAGTACCTGTCCATCGGGAGTACAATACGATCAATTAATCGCCGCAGTTCGTCCGCAAGTGGAACGCAATCAACCCCGCAGTTTTAAAGATAAAATTATTCGTTTTCTCATTTTTAATCTCTTTCCCTATCCCGTCCGTCTCAAATTATTTTTACCCTTCCTCTGGTTATATCAAACCCTGGGATTACAAACCCTAGTCAGGAAATCGGGTATCTTAAAAATGCTCTTTCCCCGTCTAGCGGCCATGGAATCAATTTTACCCCAAATTACTCTAAATTCTCTGTTTAAAAACTATGCCGATGTTATTCCCTCCCAAACGGAAAAACGCTATCGGGTGGGAGTAGTTTTAGGTTGTGTGCAGAGACTCTTTTTCTCGCCGGTAAATGAAGCAACAGTGCGGGTTTTAACTGCTAATGGTTGTGAAGTGGTTATCCCAAAAACCCAGGGTTGTTGTGCCGCTTTACCCGCACACCAAGGACAGGAGAAACAAGCGCAAAGTTTAGCCAGACAAATGATAGATAGTTTCGCAGCAACCGAGGTCGATTATATTATTATCAATGCGGCGGGTTGTGGTCACACTCTCAAGGAATATCATCATATTTTAGCCGATGATCCTGAATATAAAGATAAGGCTAAGGAGTTTGTGGCTAAAGTACGCGATGCTCAAGAATTTTTAGATGCAGTGGGGTTAACTGCTGATTTATCGCCGATTACCGAGACAGAATTAACCCTAGTTTATCAAGATGCCTGTCATCTTTTACACGGACAAAAAATCTCGGTGCAGCCACGACAATTATTGCAAAAAATCCCCAATATTAACTTAAAAGAACCTATCGATGCGGCCTTGTGTTGTGGTAGTGCCGGAGTTTATAATATGCTACAGCCAGATACTGCCGATCAATTAGGTCAGCAGAAAGTACGCAATTTATTAAATACTGGGGCTGCGGTGATTGCTTCTCCTAATCCGGGTTGTTCCCTACAAATTAAAAAACATTTACAATTACAGGGAAAAGATACACCCGTTATTCATCCTATCGAATTATTAGATTATGCGATTCGCGGGCTGAAAATTGGCTAA
- a CDS encoding homoserine dehydrogenase produces the protein MTFKIGLLGFGVVGTGTAKILLDPFGRHPVLKEITIGRVGVRSLDKPREIELSPQLLTTDLESIVTDPEIDIIVELLGGLEPARSLILQAIASGKHVVTANKAVIARFGDEIYAKANEKGVYVLLEAAVGGGIPVIKPLKQSLGANRISSIMGIVNGTTNYILTEMSQKGADFSEVLAKAQELGYAEADPTADVDGFDAADKIAILASLGFGGRVKREDVYCEGIRQVSAVDIAYADRLGFVIKLLAIAKDTVKEDSDTLELRVHPTLVPKNHPLANANGVYNAILVEGEPLGQVMFYGPGAGSGPTASAVVSDVMNIVGILKSSGKTKELDPLLSCVHQHYCQIAPMEDLSTRFYARFLCRDVPGVIGHLGMAFGDHGVSLESVVQIGIRGDLAEIVVVTHDVREGNFRNALVAIESLEAIDSIPSILRVL, from the coding sequence GTGACCTTTAAGATTGGTTTACTCGGTTTCGGGGTTGTGGGGACGGGAACAGCGAAAATCCTCCTCGATCCTTTTGGTCGTCATCCCGTACTCAAAGAGATTACCATTGGACGAGTGGGAGTTAGATCCCTAGATAAACCGAGAGAAATCGAGCTTTCCCCCCAACTGTTGACCACTGACCTAGAATCGATCGTTACTGACCCCGAAATTGATATTATTGTCGAATTATTGGGGGGTTTGGAACCAGCACGCTCTTTAATTCTCCAGGCAATCGCATCGGGAAAGCACGTTGTTACGGCAAATAAGGCGGTTATTGCCCGTTTTGGTGACGAAATCTACGCAAAGGCCAACGAAAAAGGGGTTTATGTCCTTCTAGAAGCGGCCGTGGGTGGTGGCATTCCCGTCATTAAACCCTTGAAACAATCCCTCGGCGCTAATCGTATCAGCAGCATCATGGGAATTGTCAACGGCACAACTAACTATATTCTCACGGAAATGAGCCAAAAAGGGGCAGATTTTAGCGAAGTGCTGGCCAAAGCGCAGGAATTAGGCTATGCAGAAGCGGATCCCACTGCGGACGTGGATGGATTCGACGCGGCCGATAAAATCGCCATTTTAGCTTCTTTGGGTTTTGGAGGTCGGGTAAAACGGGAAGATGTTTACTGTGAAGGTATCCGACAAGTTAGCGCCGTCGATATCGCCTACGCTGATAGACTGGGATTTGTGATTAAATTATTAGCGATTGCGAAAGATACGGTTAAGGAGGATTCCGATACCCTAGAGTTGCGGGTTCATCCAACCCTAGTACCGAAAAACCATCCCCTCGCTAATGCTAACGGAGTCTATAACGCTATTCTCGTCGAGGGGGAACCCTTGGGACAAGTGATGTTTTATGGACCGGGTGCCGGTAGCGGACCGACGGCCAGCGCGGTAGTATCGGATGTGATGAATATCGTCGGAATTTTAAAAAGTAGTGGCAAAACCAAGGAACTTGACCCGCTTTTAAGCTGTGTTCACCAGCATTATTGTCAAATCGCCCCGATGGAGGATTTATCGACCCGTTTTTATGCTCGTTTTCTCTGTCGCGATGTGCCGGGGGTCATCGGTCATTTAGGTATGGCTTTCGGCGACCATGGGGTTAGTCTAGAATCCGTGGTACAAATTGGTATTAGGGGTGATTTAGCCGAAATTGTCGTTGTCACCCACGATGTGCGCGAGGGCAATTTCCGCAACGCTTTAGTGGCAATAGAGTCTTTAGAAGCTATTGACAGTATTCCCAGTATTCTCCGGGTTTTGTAA